A genome region from Euphorbia lathyris chromosome 4, ddEupLath1.1, whole genome shotgun sequence includes the following:
- the LOC136226385 gene encoding thiamine biosynthetic bifunctional enzyme TH1, chloroplastic isoform X1, with translation MANCGVISNSASITNKNFWPLHGRHSFLRSRFSNLKVYQSRQSRTFMAMEENGAAASASASKMKIPHVLTVAGSDSGAGAGIQADLKACAARSVYCSTVITAVTAQNTVGVQGVNVVPEDFVAQQLKSVLSDMQVDVVKTGMLPSIGIVNILCQSLKEYPVRALVVDPVMVSTSGDVLAGPSIVSTFREYLLPMADIVTPNIKEASALLDGMPLETVDDMRSAAKRLHAIGPRSVLVKGGDLPDSSDAVDVFFDGNDYHELRSSRIKTHNTHGTGCTLASCIAAELAKGSPMFSAVKVAKRYVETALEYSKDIVIGNGRQGPFDHLLRLKNGVNNCCRQATFSPSNLFLYAVTDSRMNRKWGRSMANAVKAAIEGGATIIQLREKDAETKEFLETAKACLEICRSHEVPLLINDRIDVAIACDADGVHVGQSDMPAGVVRALLGPEKIIGVSCKTPEQAQQAWIDGADYIGCGGVYPTNTKENNTTVGLDGLKAVCTASKLPVVAIGGIKASNAGSVMETGVSNLKGVAVVSGLFDQESVVEETRNLHSILIQASSMVK, from the exons ATGGCCAACTGTGGAGTCATCTCCAATTCTGCTTCCATCACTAACAAG AATTTCTGGCCACTACACGGTAGACATAGTTTTCTGAGGTCAAGATTCTCCAATTTGAAAGTTTATCAAAGTCGACAATCGAGAACTTTCATGGCAATGGAAGAAAATGGCGCTGCAGCTTCAGCTAGTGCCTCTAAAATGAAAATTCCGCACGTCTTGACAGTTGCTGGATCTGATTCAGGTGCTGGTGCTGGAATACAAGCTGATCTTAAGGCCTGTGCTGCACGTTCAGTTTATTGTTCAACTGTGATAACTGCTGTTACTGCACAGAATACCGTTGGAGTTCAG GGTGTCAATGTTGTGCCTGAGGATTTTGTTGCTCAGCAGTTGAAGTCTGTGCTTTCTGATATGCAAGTTGATGTG GTGAAAACAGGCATGTTACCTTCTATTGGCATTGTGAACATTCTTTGTCAAAGTCTTAAGGAGTATCCTGTTCGAG CTTTGGTGGTTGATCCTGTCATGGTATCTACAAGTGGAGATGTGTTGGCTGGTCCTTCAATTGTCTCTACTTTCCG AGAGTATCTTCTTCCCATGGCTGACATAGTAACTCCAAATATAAAAGAGGCATCCGCTTTACTTGATGGCATGCCACTTGAAACAGTTGATGACATGCGGTCTGCAGCAAAACGTTTACATGCAATCGGTCCTCG GAGTGTACTTGTCAAAGGTGGCGACCTCCCAGACTCTTCTGATGCTGTTGATGTTTTCTTCGATG GTAATGATTACCATGAGCTGCGTTCATCTCGCATAAAAACTCACAATACCCATGGTACGGGCTGCACTTTGGCATCATGTATAGCAGCTGAGCTTGCCAAAGGTTCTCCCATGTTTTCAGCTGTCAAG GTAGCCAAGCGCTATGTGGAGACTGCCTTGGAATACAGCAAAGACATTGTGATTGGAAATGGCCGCCAAGGTCCCTTTGACCATCTTTTAAGGCTTAAGAATGGTGTAAACAACTGTTGTAGACAAGCCACATTCAGCCCGAGCAACTTATTTTTATATGCTGTCACAGACTCTCGAATGAATAGAAAATGGGGACGATCTATGGCGAATGCCGTTAAAGCAGCAATAGAAGGAGGTGCTACCATTATTCAATTGAG GGAGAAGGATGCTGAAACAAAGGAGTTTCTGGAAACAGCAAAAGCATGTCTTGAAATTTGCCGTTCACATGAAGTGCCTCTATTGATAAATGACCGAATTGATGTAGCCATTGCATGCGACGCTGATGGCGTGCATGTTGGTCAGTCCGACATGCCTGCTGGTGTAGTCCGTGCTCTTCTTGGCCCTGAAAAGATAATTGGTGTATCATGTAAAACGCCCGAACAAGCCCAACAAGCATGGATCGATGGTGCTGACTACATCGGCTGCGGTGGTGTATATCCAACAAATACAAAGGAAAACAATACCACTGTTGGTTTGGATGGGTTAAAAGCCGTCTGCACGGCATCTAAGTTGCCTGTGGTTGCCATTGGTGGCATAAAGGCCTCGAATGCAGGGTCTGTTATGGAAACTGGCGTATCGAATCTAAAAGGTGTTGCAGTTGTTTCGGGTTTATTTGACCAGGAAAGTGTTGTGGAGGAGACCCGaaatttgcactcaatattgataCAGGCATCATCCATGGTAAAATGA
- the LOC136226385 gene encoding thiamine biosynthetic bifunctional enzyme TH1, chloroplastic isoform X2: protein MAMEENGAAASASASKMKIPHVLTVAGSDSGAGAGIQADLKACAARSVYCSTVITAVTAQNTVGVQGVNVVPEDFVAQQLKSVLSDMQVDVVKTGMLPSIGIVNILCQSLKEYPVRALVVDPVMVSTSGDVLAGPSIVSTFREYLLPMADIVTPNIKEASALLDGMPLETVDDMRSAAKRLHAIGPRSVLVKGGDLPDSSDAVDVFFDGNDYHELRSSRIKTHNTHGTGCTLASCIAAELAKGSPMFSAVKVAKRYVETALEYSKDIVIGNGRQGPFDHLLRLKNGVNNCCRQATFSPSNLFLYAVTDSRMNRKWGRSMANAVKAAIEGGATIIQLREKDAETKEFLETAKACLEICRSHEVPLLINDRIDVAIACDADGVHVGQSDMPAGVVRALLGPEKIIGVSCKTPEQAQQAWIDGADYIGCGGVYPTNTKENNTTVGLDGLKAVCTASKLPVVAIGGIKASNAGSVMETGVSNLKGVAVVSGLFDQESVVEETRNLHSILIQASSMVK, encoded by the exons ATGGCAATGGAAGAAAATGGCGCTGCAGCTTCAGCTAGTGCCTCTAAAATGAAAATTCCGCACGTCTTGACAGTTGCTGGATCTGATTCAGGTGCTGGTGCTGGAATACAAGCTGATCTTAAGGCCTGTGCTGCACGTTCAGTTTATTGTTCAACTGTGATAACTGCTGTTACTGCACAGAATACCGTTGGAGTTCAG GGTGTCAATGTTGTGCCTGAGGATTTTGTTGCTCAGCAGTTGAAGTCTGTGCTTTCTGATATGCAAGTTGATGTG GTGAAAACAGGCATGTTACCTTCTATTGGCATTGTGAACATTCTTTGTCAAAGTCTTAAGGAGTATCCTGTTCGAG CTTTGGTGGTTGATCCTGTCATGGTATCTACAAGTGGAGATGTGTTGGCTGGTCCTTCAATTGTCTCTACTTTCCG AGAGTATCTTCTTCCCATGGCTGACATAGTAACTCCAAATATAAAAGAGGCATCCGCTTTACTTGATGGCATGCCACTTGAAACAGTTGATGACATGCGGTCTGCAGCAAAACGTTTACATGCAATCGGTCCTCG GAGTGTACTTGTCAAAGGTGGCGACCTCCCAGACTCTTCTGATGCTGTTGATGTTTTCTTCGATG GTAATGATTACCATGAGCTGCGTTCATCTCGCATAAAAACTCACAATACCCATGGTACGGGCTGCACTTTGGCATCATGTATAGCAGCTGAGCTTGCCAAAGGTTCTCCCATGTTTTCAGCTGTCAAG GTAGCCAAGCGCTATGTGGAGACTGCCTTGGAATACAGCAAAGACATTGTGATTGGAAATGGCCGCCAAGGTCCCTTTGACCATCTTTTAAGGCTTAAGAATGGTGTAAACAACTGTTGTAGACAAGCCACATTCAGCCCGAGCAACTTATTTTTATATGCTGTCACAGACTCTCGAATGAATAGAAAATGGGGACGATCTATGGCGAATGCCGTTAAAGCAGCAATAGAAGGAGGTGCTACCATTATTCAATTGAG GGAGAAGGATGCTGAAACAAAGGAGTTTCTGGAAACAGCAAAAGCATGTCTTGAAATTTGCCGTTCACATGAAGTGCCTCTATTGATAAATGACCGAATTGATGTAGCCATTGCATGCGACGCTGATGGCGTGCATGTTGGTCAGTCCGACATGCCTGCTGGTGTAGTCCGTGCTCTTCTTGGCCCTGAAAAGATAATTGGTGTATCATGTAAAACGCCCGAACAAGCCCAACAAGCATGGATCGATGGTGCTGACTACATCGGCTGCGGTGGTGTATATCCAACAAATACAAAGGAAAACAATACCACTGTTGGTTTGGATGGGTTAAAAGCCGTCTGCACGGCATCTAAGTTGCCTGTGGTTGCCATTGGTGGCATAAAGGCCTCGAATGCAGGGTCTGTTATGGAAACTGGCGTATCGAATCTAAAAGGTGTTGCAGTTGTTTCGGGTTTATTTGACCAGGAAAGTGTTGTGGAGGAGACCCGaaatttgcactcaatattgataCAGGCATCATCCATGGTAAAATGA